CGTGGATGTGGAATGAATGAGTCAGAGAAAGTTGAGACACATTTCTCCAGGTAGAGAGGAAGCTGGAAGATCCAAATGAGCTGAGAACATTCTCTATGGCTGGCAGTCGGCCTCCcccattttattcaaatttcacctttcattttgtttctaaagGGGAAACTCAAAAGAAACATGTTGCCCCAgacttcagagaagaaaagacaagttCATTTAGCCAAGATGAAGCGGAGACATCGTGAAAGGTGTGAACTTCCTATAAGACTCACCAGCTGCATTTTCAAGCGGCCCGTCACGAAAATAACACCCCATCCTGGCAATCGGGTCAGGCGCCGTCGATGGGAGGAGACCTTGCAGAAGCCCCAGCAAGTCTGTGCTTACAGGAGACTGCAGGGTCTCCAGGCCTGCAGCACTGAAGGAGAACTTTTAAGTACTTTCGATattacaaatactttaaaaataattgcccCTCATAGCCCAGGTGAATCCCCGGGCCATGTTGGTGCTGGGTCTCTCCACACCAGCGCCGAGCCCACCACTGCACAGTCTTCAGACTGGGCGGAGATGATCCCAGGAGCAGGTCTCCGTCTCCCACAGTCAGTTTGCAGACAGTCGGTGTCTTATGGAGATATCCGCAGACAGCATcagaaagtgaaaaaagccaggGAGAGACTTGCTGAGGCCCTGAGGGCAGACAGGCTtgccagggaggcagagagggaggagccaggaAGGATGTTCTGAGAACTGATGGAAATAGGTCGGTGCGCTGAAGAAGCCAAGaagtgtggccctgggcaggtggTCCCCGTGAGCAGCCCTCAGTTTCACTCGTTTCTTTTAATGTCCGTTCTGCTTCTTGATCTGGCCTGTGATGCTTTATCATATTAAAATTgtactttattaaattttttgagacaCAAAAATGTGAAGAGTAGTGGGTCTTGTGTGTGAGACATCGGTTTCATGTGACAAGAAAGATCTTTATTTGTCCTGGTACACCCTAATTTCTGTTTACCATgacttttactcatttttatattaa
This genomic stretch from Equus quagga isolate Etosha38 unplaced genomic scaffold, UCLA_HA_Equagga_1.0 HiC_scaffold_8747_RagTag, whole genome shotgun sequence harbors:
- the LOC124232627 gene encoding putative methyl-CpG-binding domain protein 3-like 3; this translates as MKRRHRERCELPIRLTSCIFKRPVTKITPHPGNRVRRRRWEETLQKPQQVCAYRRLQGLQACSTEGELLSTFDITNTLKIIAPHSPGESPGHVGAGSLHTSAEPTTAQSSDWAEMIPGAGLRLPQSVCRQSVSYGDIRRQHQKVKKARERLAEALRADRLAREAEREEPGRMF